Proteins encoded in a region of the Thermocaproicibacter melissae genome:
- a CDS encoding response regulator — protein sequence MANYDCLLVDDEEALSQSTCEYFNMFGVRTFWAADEKACFDFLEHNQVKLILLDINLGGSSGFRICERLLYAGHQHGRSHRISHLWRYAEAGTGFPTRDFGNLLGRQHKKF from the coding sequence ATGGCAAACTACGATTGTCTGCTTGTGGATGACGAAGAGGCCCTGTCGCAGAGTACATGCGAATATTTCAATATGTTCGGTGTCCGCACGTTCTGGGCGGCGGATGAAAAGGCGTGCTTCGATTTTCTGGAACACAACCAGGTGAAACTGATTCTGCTCGACATCAATCTCGGCGGATCATCGGGTTTTCGCATCTGTGAAAGGCTGCTTTACGCAGGGCATCAGCATGGGAGGTCCCACCGCATTTCTCACCTATGGCGGTATGCTGAGGCTGGAACCGGATTTCCAACGAGAGACTTTGGAAATTTACTTGGACGACAACACAAAAAGTTCTGA